In Portunus trituberculatus isolate SZX2019 chromosome 28, ASM1759143v1, whole genome shotgun sequence, one genomic interval encodes:
- the LOC123510311 gene encoding oxysterol-binding protein-related protein 8-like isoform X6: MNSPAPHRPERPAARKSSLAVLLPRLPGHHGSSDSLNHSPQSSPGYDGTSEASTIRLPDTPHQRSLPLSRKESYKDQRKKYRREKKRVARELLSTLKDPAVVVLADWLKIRGSLKGWTKLWCVLKPGMLLLYKSAKVKSSHWVGTVLLNTCELIERPSKKDGFCFKLFHPLEQSIWATKGPEGETMGAVVQPLPSSHLIFRAPSQAAGKCWMDALELAVRCSSILIRSMTSSSKSDNNTLTSSTLTANKWNESDYEKHFKDQDISDDSSQGGLSPENSPLITPQSSWRECVIQLTGVSSLEGTPTHRPLAHLGIQRDPSPTPYYRRLAAAIHMADQELKGEVPSRRQSLTPDDASITDCSHTNTPDLKGNRKKNFFKLSPRIILKTPKKAKNDLDDASHTDDNEYHRESGHFSGAEPLSGSESESEDGSHKGDERHEEEEEEEEEEEYVDDLTPIETAYVSNKEGEMGETCIALCQAGEQVEELEEENKSLIWFLLKQVRPGMDLSKVVLPTFILEPRSFLDKLSDYYYHADLLSKAVQEDDPYTRMKEVVRWYLSGFYKKPKGLKKPYNPILGETFRCYWRHPNGSRTFYVAEQVSHHPPVSALYVTNRQEGFSVSATVLAKSKFYGNSTSAILDGNVQLSLLPRGEDYIMNMPYAHCKGILMGTLTMELGGKVTVECEKTGYKTELEFKLRPFLSGYDSNNMVSGKLKLGKDTLATLEGHWDGKITLTDKRTGEEELLWHATQEVKSQRLQRFTVTMEQQGAFESERLWQLVSAAIKSDDQTAATEEKTILEEAQRSAANERKVKCEEWVPTYFAQDLVRGVYVYKHSDLRPWDPRTDLFQYEHNYVIATKTRHKAPMIRTASIVSVDPKCDVNVVRVAGVEGVPRLRGVFERPDAEETSSGDHDDLQDVTDHTVGNSSVGSAPSRPSRQTINVTPSLLDTLNKVSVSQDLLVVEVKSMKQELEALTLRISSMATRQQKQHLERLDSGLFSMQSLSSILVALVMYSFIKWLTERFWL, encoded by the exons GCTACGATGGCACTTCTGAGGCCTCCACCATCCGCCTCCCTGACACTCCACACCAGAGG AGCCTCCCACTTTCCCGCAAGGAGTCGTACAAGGACCAGCGGAAGAAGTACCGtcgggagaagaagagagtggCGCGAGAGTTGCTCAGCACACTCAAAGACcctgcggtggtggtgctggctgactggctgaagATCCGGGGCTCCCTCAAGGGCTGGACCAAGCTGTGGTGCGTTCTCAAGCCAGGCATGCTGCTGTTATATAAGAGTGCCAAAGTGAAG AGCAGTCACTGGGTGGGCACTGTCCTGCTCAACACCTGTGAGCTGATAGAGCGCCCCTCCAAGAAGGATGGCTTCTGCTTCAAGCTCTTTCACCCACTAGAGCAGTCCATCTGGGCCACCAAAGGGCCAGAGGGGGAGACCATGG GGGCCGTGGTGcagcctcttccctcctctcacctcatcTTCCGCGCCCCGTCCCAGGCCGCTGGCAAGTGCTGGATGGACGCCCTGGAGCTGGCTGTGCGTTGCTCCTCTATCCTTATCCGCTCCATGACCTCATCCAGCAAGTCAGACAACAACACTCTCACCTCATCCACTCTCACTGCTAACAAGTGGAATGAGTCTGATTATGAGAAGCATTTTAAGGATCAGG ACATATCAGATGACTCCAGCCAAGGTGGGCTCAGCCCTGAGAATAGTCCGCTGATCACGCCCCAGTCCTCGTGGAGGGAGTGTGTCATCCAACTGACAGGGGTGTCCAGCCTGGAGGGCACCCCCACACACAGACCCTTGGCCCACCTGGGGATTCAGCGCGACCCCTCGCCCACTCCATACTACCGCAGGCTGGCAGCAGCAATACACATGGCTGACCAGGAGCTGAAGGGTGAGGTACCAAGCAGAAGACAGTCCCTCACCCCTGATGATGCAAGCATCACTGACTGCTCCCACACTAACACTCCTGACCTCAAGGGTAACAGAAAGAAGAACTTTTTCAAGCTCAGCCCCAGGATTATTCTAAAGACTCCAAAGAAAGCTAAGAATG ATCTGGATGACGCCAGCCACACAGACGACAATGAGTACCACAGGGAGTCAGGCCATTTCTCTGGTGCTGAGCCCTTGTCGGGGTCTGAATCAGAATCCGAGGATGGCTCCCACAAGGGCGATGAgagacatgaggaggaggaggaggaggaggaggaggaggagtacgtaGATGACCTTACGCCGATAGAGACTGCATACGTGTCCAATAAGgagggggagatgggagag ACATGTATTGCGCTGTGTCAGGCTggagagcaggtggaggagctggaggaagagaacaaatcCCTGATCTGGTTCCTCCTGAAGCAAGTTCGGCCAGGGATGGATCTGTCCAAGGTGGTGCTCCCAACCTTCATCCTGGAGCCTCGATCCTTCCTCGACAAACTCtcagactactactaccatgctGATCTGCTGTCCAA GGCGGTGCAGGAGGACGACCCCTACACCAggatgaaggaggtggtgaggtggtacCTCTCAGGGTTCTATAAGAAGCCAAAAGGACTCAAGAAGCCGTACAACCCAATCCTCGGTGAAACCTTCAGGTGCTACTGGCGACACCCCAATGGCTCCCGCACCTTCTATGTGGCTGAGCAG GTGTCTCACCATCCGCCGGTGTCAGCTCTTTATGTAACAAACAGGCAAGAAGGGTTCTCTGTCAGTGCAACAGTTTTGGCAAAATCCAAGTTTTATG GTAACTCAACATCAGCAATACTAGATGGCAATGTACAGTTGTCCCTCCTGCCCCGAGGGGAGGATTACATCATGAACATGCCCTACGCCCACTGCAAAGGCATCCTGATGGGCACCCTCACCATGGAGTTGGGGGGCAAGGTGACCGTGGAGTGTGAGAAGACGGGGTACAAGACAGAGCTAGAGTTCAAATTGAGG cctttcttGAGTGGCTATGACTCAAACAACATGGTGAGTGGAAAGCTGAAGCTGGGCAAGGACACTCTGGCCACCTTGGAGGGCCATTGGGATGGCAAGATCACTCTCACTGACAAGAGAACCGGG gaggaggaactaCTCTGGCATGCCACTCAGGAGGTCAAGTCTCAACGGCTGCAGCGGTTCACGGTCACCATGGAGCAGCAGGGAGCCTTTGAGTCTGAGAGGCTGTGGCAGCTCGTCTCAGCAGCTATCAAGTCAGACGACCAG ACAGCAGCAACGGAGGAGAAGACCATCCTGGAGGAGGCTCAGCGCAGTGCTGCCAATGAGCGGAAGGTCAAATGTGAGGAGTGGGTCCCTACATATTTTGCCCAG GACCTGGTACGGGGCGTGTATGTGTACAAACACTCTGACCTGCGGCCTTGGGATCCCCGGACGGACCTCTTCCAGTATGAACACAACTATGTCATTGCTACCAAGACCAGACACAAGGCACCCATGATCAGGACAGCTTCTATCGTCAGTGTTGATCCCAAGTGTGATGTCAAT GTTGTGCGTGTGGCGGGGGTGGAGGGAGTGCCAAGGCTGCGAGGAGTGTTTGAGCGTCCCGATGCAGAGGAGACTAGCTCAGGGGACCACGATGACCTGCAAGATGTGACAGACCACACAGTGGGCAACAGCAGTGTGGGCAGTGCGCCATCCCGGCCAAGCAGGCAGACCATCAATGTCACTCCCAG CCTGTTGGACACCCTTAACAAGGTGTCTGTGAGCCAGGacctgctggtggtggaggtgaagagcATGAAACAGGAGCTGGAGGCCCTCACACTGCGGATCTCCTCCATGGCCACCaggcagcagaagcagcacctGGAGCGGCTGGACAGTGGCCTTTTCTCCATGCAGTCGTTGTCCTCCATCTTGGTGGCTCTGGTCATGTACAGCTTCATCAAGTGGCTAACCGAGCGCTTCTGGTTGTAG
- the LOC123510311 gene encoding oxysterol-binding protein-related protein 8-like isoform X15 → MNSPAPHRPERPAARKSSLAVLLPRLPGHHGSSDSLNHSPQSSPGYDGTSEASTIRLPDTPHQRSLPLSRKESYKDQRKKYRREKKRVARELLSTLKDPAVVVLADWLKIRGSLKGWTKLWCVLKPGMLLLYKSAKVKSSHWVGTVLLNTCELIERPSKKDGFCFKLFHPLEQSIWATKGPEGETMGAVVQPLPSSHLIFRAPSQAAGKCWMDALELAVRCSSILIRSMTSSSKSDNNTLTSSTLTANKWNESDYEKHFKDQDLDDASHTDDNEYHRESGHFSGAEPLSGSESESEDGSHKGDERHEEEEEEEEEEEYVDDLTPIETAYVSNKEGEMGETCIALCQAGEQVEELEEENKSLIWFLLKQVRPGMDLSKVVLPTFILEPRSFLDKLSDYYYHADLLSKAVQEDDPYTRMKEVVRWYLSGFYKKPKGLKKPYNPILGETFRCYWRHPNGSRTFYVAEQVSHHPPVSALYVTNRQEGFSVSATVLAKSKFYGNSTSAILDGNVQLSLLPRGEDYIMNMPYAHCKGILMGTLTMELGGKVTVECEKTGYKTELEFKLRPFLSGYDSNNMVSGKLKLGKDTLATLEGHWDGKITLTDKRTGEEELLWHATQEVKSQRLQRFTVTMEQQGAFESERLWQLVSAAIKSDDQTAATEEKTILEEAQRSAANERKVKCEEWVPTYFAQDLVRGVYVYKHSDLRPWDPRTDLFQYEHNYVIATKTRHKAPMIRTASIVSVDPKCDVNVVRVAGVEGVPRLRGVFERPDAEETSSGDHDDLQDVTDHTVGNSSVGSAPSRPSRQTINVTPSLLDTLNKVSVSQDLLVVEVKSMKQELEALTLRISSMATRQQKQHLERLDSGLFSMQSLSSILVALVMYSFIKWLTERFWL, encoded by the exons GCTACGATGGCACTTCTGAGGCCTCCACCATCCGCCTCCCTGACACTCCACACCAGAGG AGCCTCCCACTTTCCCGCAAGGAGTCGTACAAGGACCAGCGGAAGAAGTACCGtcgggagaagaagagagtggCGCGAGAGTTGCTCAGCACACTCAAAGACcctgcggtggtggtgctggctgactggctgaagATCCGGGGCTCCCTCAAGGGCTGGACCAAGCTGTGGTGCGTTCTCAAGCCAGGCATGCTGCTGTTATATAAGAGTGCCAAAGTGAAG AGCAGTCACTGGGTGGGCACTGTCCTGCTCAACACCTGTGAGCTGATAGAGCGCCCCTCCAAGAAGGATGGCTTCTGCTTCAAGCTCTTTCACCCACTAGAGCAGTCCATCTGGGCCACCAAAGGGCCAGAGGGGGAGACCATGG GGGCCGTGGTGcagcctcttccctcctctcacctcatcTTCCGCGCCCCGTCCCAGGCCGCTGGCAAGTGCTGGATGGACGCCCTGGAGCTGGCTGTGCGTTGCTCCTCTATCCTTATCCGCTCCATGACCTCATCCAGCAAGTCAGACAACAACACTCTCACCTCATCCACTCTCACTGCTAACAAGTGGAATGAGTCTGATTATGAGAAGCATTTTAAGGATCAGG ATCTGGATGACGCCAGCCACACAGACGACAATGAGTACCACAGGGAGTCAGGCCATTTCTCTGGTGCTGAGCCCTTGTCGGGGTCTGAATCAGAATCCGAGGATGGCTCCCACAAGGGCGATGAgagacatgaggaggaggaggaggaggaggaggaggaggagtacgtaGATGACCTTACGCCGATAGAGACTGCATACGTGTCCAATAAGgagggggagatgggagag ACATGTATTGCGCTGTGTCAGGCTggagagcaggtggaggagctggaggaagagaacaaatcCCTGATCTGGTTCCTCCTGAAGCAAGTTCGGCCAGGGATGGATCTGTCCAAGGTGGTGCTCCCAACCTTCATCCTGGAGCCTCGATCCTTCCTCGACAAACTCtcagactactactaccatgctGATCTGCTGTCCAA GGCGGTGCAGGAGGACGACCCCTACACCAggatgaaggaggtggtgaggtggtacCTCTCAGGGTTCTATAAGAAGCCAAAAGGACTCAAGAAGCCGTACAACCCAATCCTCGGTGAAACCTTCAGGTGCTACTGGCGACACCCCAATGGCTCCCGCACCTTCTATGTGGCTGAGCAG GTGTCTCACCATCCGCCGGTGTCAGCTCTTTATGTAACAAACAGGCAAGAAGGGTTCTCTGTCAGTGCAACAGTTTTGGCAAAATCCAAGTTTTATG GTAACTCAACATCAGCAATACTAGATGGCAATGTACAGTTGTCCCTCCTGCCCCGAGGGGAGGATTACATCATGAACATGCCCTACGCCCACTGCAAAGGCATCCTGATGGGCACCCTCACCATGGAGTTGGGGGGCAAGGTGACCGTGGAGTGTGAGAAGACGGGGTACAAGACAGAGCTAGAGTTCAAATTGAGG cctttcttGAGTGGCTATGACTCAAACAACATGGTGAGTGGAAAGCTGAAGCTGGGCAAGGACACTCTGGCCACCTTGGAGGGCCATTGGGATGGCAAGATCACTCTCACTGACAAGAGAACCGGG gaggaggaactaCTCTGGCATGCCACTCAGGAGGTCAAGTCTCAACGGCTGCAGCGGTTCACGGTCACCATGGAGCAGCAGGGAGCCTTTGAGTCTGAGAGGCTGTGGCAGCTCGTCTCAGCAGCTATCAAGTCAGACGACCAG ACAGCAGCAACGGAGGAGAAGACCATCCTGGAGGAGGCTCAGCGCAGTGCTGCCAATGAGCGGAAGGTCAAATGTGAGGAGTGGGTCCCTACATATTTTGCCCAG GACCTGGTACGGGGCGTGTATGTGTACAAACACTCTGACCTGCGGCCTTGGGATCCCCGGACGGACCTCTTCCAGTATGAACACAACTATGTCATTGCTACCAAGACCAGACACAAGGCACCCATGATCAGGACAGCTTCTATCGTCAGTGTTGATCCCAAGTGTGATGTCAAT GTTGTGCGTGTGGCGGGGGTGGAGGGAGTGCCAAGGCTGCGAGGAGTGTTTGAGCGTCCCGATGCAGAGGAGACTAGCTCAGGGGACCACGATGACCTGCAAGATGTGACAGACCACACAGTGGGCAACAGCAGTGTGGGCAGTGCGCCATCCCGGCCAAGCAGGCAGACCATCAATGTCACTCCCAG CCTGTTGGACACCCTTAACAAGGTGTCTGTGAGCCAGGacctgctggtggtggaggtgaagagcATGAAACAGGAGCTGGAGGCCCTCACACTGCGGATCTCCTCCATGGCCACCaggcagcagaagcagcacctGGAGCGGCTGGACAGTGGCCTTTTCTCCATGCAGTCGTTGTCCTCCATCTTGGTGGCTCTGGTCATGTACAGCTTCATCAAGTGGCTAACCGAGCGCTTCTGGTTGTAG
- the LOC123510311 gene encoding oxysterol-binding protein-related protein 8-like isoform X4, with the protein MEFPKSPERDTIVPVISVDGGTPAEGSDVSGANTPRSERPAARKSSLAVLLPRLPGHHGSSDSLNHSPQSSPGYDGTSEASTIRLPDTPHQRESYKDQRKKYRREKKRVARELLSTLKDPAVVVLADWLKIRGSLKGWTKLWCVLKPGMLLLYKSAKVKSSHWVGTVLLNTCELIERPSKKDGFCFKLFHPLEQSIWATKGPEGETMGAVVQPLPSSHLIFRAPSQAAGKCWMDALELAVRCSSILIRSMTSSSKSDNNTLTSSTLTANKWNESDYEKHFKDQDISDDSSQGGLSPENSPLITPQSSWRECVIQLTGVSSLEGTPTHRPLAHLGIQRDPSPTPYYRRLAAAIHMADQELKGEVPSRRQSLTPDDASITDCSHTNTPDLKGNRKKNFFKLSPRIILKTPKKAKNDLDDASHTDDNEYHRESGHFSGAEPLSGSESESEDGSHKGDERHEEEEEEEEEEEYVDDLTPIETAYVSNKEGEMGETCIALCQAGEQVEELEEENKSLIWFLLKQVRPGMDLSKVVLPTFILEPRSFLDKLSDYYYHADLLSKAVQEDDPYTRMKEVVRWYLSGFYKKPKGLKKPYNPILGETFRCYWRHPNGSRTFYVAEQVSHHPPVSALYVTNRQEGFSVSATVLAKSKFYGNSTSAILDGNVQLSLLPRGEDYIMNMPYAHCKGILMGTLTMELGGKVTVECEKTGYKTELEFKLRPFLSGYDSNNMVSGKLKLGKDTLATLEGHWDGKITLTDKRTGEEELLWHATQEVKSQRLQRFTVTMEQQGAFESERLWQLVSAAIKSDDQTAATEEKTILEEAQRSAANERKVKCEEWVPTYFAQDLVRGVYVYKHSDLRPWDPRTDLFQYEHNYVIATKTRHKAPMIRTASIVSVDPKCDVNVVRVAGVEGVPRLRGVFERPDAEETSSGDHDDLQDVTDHTVGNSSVGSAPSRPSRQTINVTPSLLDTLNKVSVSQDLLVVEVKSMKQELEALTLRISSMATRQQKQHLERLDSGLFSMQSLSSILVALVMYSFIKWLTERFWL; encoded by the exons GCTACGATGGCACTTCTGAGGCCTCCACCATCCGCCTCCCTGACACTCCACACCAGAGG GAGTCGTACAAGGACCAGCGGAAGAAGTACCGtcgggagaagaagagagtggCGCGAGAGTTGCTCAGCACACTCAAAGACcctgcggtggtggtgctggctgactggctgaagATCCGGGGCTCCCTCAAGGGCTGGACCAAGCTGTGGTGCGTTCTCAAGCCAGGCATGCTGCTGTTATATAAGAGTGCCAAAGTGAAG AGCAGTCACTGGGTGGGCACTGTCCTGCTCAACACCTGTGAGCTGATAGAGCGCCCCTCCAAGAAGGATGGCTTCTGCTTCAAGCTCTTTCACCCACTAGAGCAGTCCATCTGGGCCACCAAAGGGCCAGAGGGGGAGACCATGG GGGCCGTGGTGcagcctcttccctcctctcacctcatcTTCCGCGCCCCGTCCCAGGCCGCTGGCAAGTGCTGGATGGACGCCCTGGAGCTGGCTGTGCGTTGCTCCTCTATCCTTATCCGCTCCATGACCTCATCCAGCAAGTCAGACAACAACACTCTCACCTCATCCACTCTCACTGCTAACAAGTGGAATGAGTCTGATTATGAGAAGCATTTTAAGGATCAGG ACATATCAGATGACTCCAGCCAAGGTGGGCTCAGCCCTGAGAATAGTCCGCTGATCACGCCCCAGTCCTCGTGGAGGGAGTGTGTCATCCAACTGACAGGGGTGTCCAGCCTGGAGGGCACCCCCACACACAGACCCTTGGCCCACCTGGGGATTCAGCGCGACCCCTCGCCCACTCCATACTACCGCAGGCTGGCAGCAGCAATACACATGGCTGACCAGGAGCTGAAGGGTGAGGTACCAAGCAGAAGACAGTCCCTCACCCCTGATGATGCAAGCATCACTGACTGCTCCCACACTAACACTCCTGACCTCAAGGGTAACAGAAAGAAGAACTTTTTCAAGCTCAGCCCCAGGATTATTCTAAAGACTCCAAAGAAAGCTAAGAATG ATCTGGATGACGCCAGCCACACAGACGACAATGAGTACCACAGGGAGTCAGGCCATTTCTCTGGTGCTGAGCCCTTGTCGGGGTCTGAATCAGAATCCGAGGATGGCTCCCACAAGGGCGATGAgagacatgaggaggaggaggaggaggaggaggaggaggagtacgtaGATGACCTTACGCCGATAGAGACTGCATACGTGTCCAATAAGgagggggagatgggagag ACATGTATTGCGCTGTGTCAGGCTggagagcaggtggaggagctggaggaagagaacaaatcCCTGATCTGGTTCCTCCTGAAGCAAGTTCGGCCAGGGATGGATCTGTCCAAGGTGGTGCTCCCAACCTTCATCCTGGAGCCTCGATCCTTCCTCGACAAACTCtcagactactactaccatgctGATCTGCTGTCCAA GGCGGTGCAGGAGGACGACCCCTACACCAggatgaaggaggtggtgaggtggtacCTCTCAGGGTTCTATAAGAAGCCAAAAGGACTCAAGAAGCCGTACAACCCAATCCTCGGTGAAACCTTCAGGTGCTACTGGCGACACCCCAATGGCTCCCGCACCTTCTATGTGGCTGAGCAG GTGTCTCACCATCCGCCGGTGTCAGCTCTTTATGTAACAAACAGGCAAGAAGGGTTCTCTGTCAGTGCAACAGTTTTGGCAAAATCCAAGTTTTATG GTAACTCAACATCAGCAATACTAGATGGCAATGTACAGTTGTCCCTCCTGCCCCGAGGGGAGGATTACATCATGAACATGCCCTACGCCCACTGCAAAGGCATCCTGATGGGCACCCTCACCATGGAGTTGGGGGGCAAGGTGACCGTGGAGTGTGAGAAGACGGGGTACAAGACAGAGCTAGAGTTCAAATTGAGG cctttcttGAGTGGCTATGACTCAAACAACATGGTGAGTGGAAAGCTGAAGCTGGGCAAGGACACTCTGGCCACCTTGGAGGGCCATTGGGATGGCAAGATCACTCTCACTGACAAGAGAACCGGG gaggaggaactaCTCTGGCATGCCACTCAGGAGGTCAAGTCTCAACGGCTGCAGCGGTTCACGGTCACCATGGAGCAGCAGGGAGCCTTTGAGTCTGAGAGGCTGTGGCAGCTCGTCTCAGCAGCTATCAAGTCAGACGACCAG ACAGCAGCAACGGAGGAGAAGACCATCCTGGAGGAGGCTCAGCGCAGTGCTGCCAATGAGCGGAAGGTCAAATGTGAGGAGTGGGTCCCTACATATTTTGCCCAG GACCTGGTACGGGGCGTGTATGTGTACAAACACTCTGACCTGCGGCCTTGGGATCCCCGGACGGACCTCTTCCAGTATGAACACAACTATGTCATTGCTACCAAGACCAGACACAAGGCACCCATGATCAGGACAGCTTCTATCGTCAGTGTTGATCCCAAGTGTGATGTCAAT GTTGTGCGTGTGGCGGGGGTGGAGGGAGTGCCAAGGCTGCGAGGAGTGTTTGAGCGTCCCGATGCAGAGGAGACTAGCTCAGGGGACCACGATGACCTGCAAGATGTGACAGACCACACAGTGGGCAACAGCAGTGTGGGCAGTGCGCCATCCCGGCCAAGCAGGCAGACCATCAATGTCACTCCCAG CCTGTTGGACACCCTTAACAAGGTGTCTGTGAGCCAGGacctgctggtggtggaggtgaagagcATGAAACAGGAGCTGGAGGCCCTCACACTGCGGATCTCCTCCATGGCCACCaggcagcagaagcagcacctGGAGCGGCTGGACAGTGGCCTTTTCTCCATGCAGTCGTTGTCCTCCATCTTGGTGGCTCTGGTCATGTACAGCTTCATCAAGTGGCTAACCGAGCGCTTCTGGTTGTAG